Within the Micromonospora citrea genome, the region ACCGTGATGTGCGAGCTGCTCACCGGGCGCAAGAACGTCTGGGGAGAGATCCGGCTGCTCGCCTCCGAACGCTCGGTCGGGCGGCGGGTGCGCTGCCGTGGCGAGGAGCTCACCGTCCGGGCGCTGACCCCGGAGGCGTTCGACGGCGTCGACGTGGCGATGTTCGACGTGCCGGACGAGGTCTCGACGCAGTGGGCCCCGGTCGCGGTGAGCCGGGGCGCGGTCGCGGTGGACAACTCCGGCGCCTTCCGGATGGACCGCGACGTCCCGCTGGTGGTGCCGGAGATCAACCCCGAGCAGGTCCGCAACCGGCCGAAGGGGATCATCGCCAACGCCAACTGCACCACCCTCGCGATGATCGTCGCGGTAGCCCCGCTGCACCGCGAGTACGGGCTGCGCGAGCTGGTGCTCGCCTCCTACCAGGCGGTCTCCGGCGCCGGCCAGGCCGGGGTGGACACCCTGCACACCCAGCTCACCAAGATCGCCGGCGACCGGGCGCTCGGGTCGCGTCCCGGCGACGTCCGCCAGGCGGTGGGCGACGAACTGGGCCCGTTCCCGGCTCCGCTGGCGCTCAACGTGGTGCCCTGGGCCGGCTCGCTGGCCGAGGCGGGCTGGTCGTCCGAGGAGATGAAGCTGCGCAACGAGTCGCGCAAGATCCTCGGGCTGCCCGACCTCAAGGTCTCCGCCACCTGCGTACGGGTGCCGGTGGTGACCGGCCACTCCGTCGCGGTGCACGCGGTCTTCGCCACCGAGGTGGACGCCGAGGGCGCCCGCGAGGTGCTGCGCAACGCCCCCGGGGTGATCCTGGTCGACGACCCGGCCGACGGCGAGTTCCCGATGCCGATCGACGCGGTCGGCACCGACCCGTCCTGGGTGGGCCGGATCCGTCGCGCCGTCGACGATCCGCGTGCCCTGGACTTCTTCGTCACCGGCGACAACCTCCGCAAGGGCGCCGCCCTCAACACCGCCCAGATCGCCGAACTCCTGGCCAGGGAACTCACCCCCCGCTGACCCCCTTCCCCCCTCCCCCGTCCCACGCCCCCGTCGTCGCGGCGATCTTGCACTTTCTGCCCCGGCAAAGGCAAAGGGTGCAAATAACCCATAGCGCGGGCACAAAGTGCAAGATCGCTGGGGCTGGGGCTGGGGCTGGGGCTGGGGCTGGGGCTGGGGCTGGGGCTGGGGCTGGGGCTGGGGCCGGGCTGGGGCTGGGGCTGGGGTGGTCAGGCGGCGGCCAGGCGGACGCCGTCGCGGCCCTGCCGCTTCACCGCGTACAGCGCCTGGTCGGCGCGGCGGAGGGTGAGCTCGGGCGACTCGCCGGGGCGGGGCAGGGCCACCCCCACGCTGATCGTCCGGCCGATTCGGCGCGCCTCCTCGGCGAGACGCTCGGCGATCCGCACCGCCTCGTCGGGCCGGTTCAC harbors:
- a CDS encoding aspartate-semialdehyde dehydrogenase, whose translation is MSPLPTLAVVGATGAVGTVMCELLTGRKNVWGEIRLLASERSVGRRVRCRGEELTVRALTPEAFDGVDVAMFDVPDEVSTQWAPVAVSRGAVAVDNSGAFRMDRDVPLVVPEINPEQVRNRPKGIIANANCTTLAMIVAVAPLHREYGLRELVLASYQAVSGAGQAGVDTLHTQLTKIAGDRALGSRPGDVRQAVGDELGPFPAPLALNVVPWAGSLAEAGWSSEEMKLRNESRKILGLPDLKVSATCVRVPVVTGHSVAVHAVFATEVDAEGAREVLRNAPGVILVDDPADGEFPMPIDAVGTDPSWVGRIRRAVDDPRALDFFVTGDNLRKGAALNTAQIAELLARELTPR